The Oncorhynchus keta strain PuntledgeMale-10-30-2019 chromosome 22, Oket_V2, whole genome shotgun sequence genome includes the window ATCCTTAGAGCATTGCGTGCagataatacattttaaaaaaggtgATTTgtataaagaagaatgtattctgaGATGTCCTGGTACACATGTTTAATGTTATCTTTAATTTTCTTAAAGATTGTGAATTCTTTCAGACAAGAATATAAAAAGAGAAACTGACAATATGTGTGTTGTTACTGCAGGGTCTGGTCTTTGCTTTGTAACCTTTTCTTCATTGCTAAAGTGTTAGATATTTTATAGCTTTCTAGAAACTTTATATGCATATAATACCCAATAAAACTAAATGGTCAATTCTGTTTCTGATTTGATGATGAATCATAATTTCTCACAAACATCAATGAATTTCTCTCAAATGAAGTATTTGCATTTCTTTACTAGCCCACCTTTGATATATCTGTAACGATACAATACTCTTAATGCACAACAGGGGGAGCTATATCCAAAAGAACCAGGCCTCGCGAGCAGTGATACTGTGCAACGGTTCACCCACATGAGAGTAAATATTAACTTGAATGATTTTTTCCTTGAGCCCGGATATGGCAATTCTCTTTGAATACATCTCCTGGCCATGTTGATGTTGGAGTATAACCTGCCTGACATTATTATAGCCTTGGTGTATCAGGTAGCATcgaggttagagtgttgggccagcatCTGAAAGGTTGACGTACcggagccgacaaggtgaaaaaatatataatatgtcACAGTGCCCTAGAGCAAGGCTCTaattgctccaggggtgctgaACAATGACAAATAtaaacccccctcccccacaagtattattattatttcatcaACAAACTTGGCCTGTCATCCACTGTCAGGGTCAGAGGAAGATAAACCAGGCGGGACCAATGACAACCTGTGATTCTGGACAGATCATTAacatattacaccactacaacaATCCCCATGCACCAATAGACCTCTGCAATAATCACAGATAAACAATTGTTTTGTTTTATGAAAATATGGTCTTAGTTCACATTCACATGACTTTCGGGTGAGTGGTTTGGTTAGCAGGGTCAGTTTGGCCTAAAGACTGTAGACAAGTGGGATGAATGGTAAGTGTGCTACGTGTTATTGAGGGCAGAGAACTTATATTCTGAGCAGCTCCATGAAtagttgtattttttattttttttgcttgATTTGTTCCTATAGAATACCGATCAGAAGTAATGAAGATGTGAAACAAGGGGCCCCTGACTGACCCTTGCCTGAATTCATTTAATATGACATATATAACACTCCATTTAAAATGTGTTCACCTTTTAATCTTTCAGGTCAGAATGATGGTATTTTTGAACAAAGTACAGTAAGCAAATTGGTGCGTAAAATTTGCACAAAGTGAACGGGTAATGTTACATACAAAAACGTGTGGAGTGTGGTGatcaacagacactggagagtcCCGTTGCGAGCGGAGGGCGTATACTTTAGTGTTTGCATAGAAATGTACACACAGCCGTGCGTGCCGACCGAGAGGAAGGACGTCCGTTCCTCCTCTGCGCACAGTGTACCAAAAGGAAGTCTGCGGGGATAATGTAATGTCCCCTGCTGAACAACTTCCCAGCGTGCCTCTTGAGTCTGCTACGGGAATAATCCTACATAGAGGGAAGTACTGAGCTGATTATTTCATGAGAATGATGACATGCCTACATAAGAATAAGGACAGCTCCAAACGAAGGTGTGTGAAACACTTTTCTCTTAACGCCTGAAAACAGGGACCGAGGAGTCGAGAGGGGAGCAGAAACTTTGATAAGCAATTCGGTTGGAGTTTTTTTTCTTCCCAGTATGGAGCAGGAAGAATGCAAGGTATCAGTATGGGTCTGCCGGGAGGAGAAGCTGGTCTCAGGGCTGTCCAAACGCACCACCTGCGCGGATGTTGTAAAAGTTCTACTGGAGGACCAAAACTTGCCACAAGGTGCGTCAGCGGCGATGCAGTCTGGGACCCCCCAGTCTTACTGCATTGTGGAGAAATGGAGAGGCTTTGAGAGGATGTTACCCAATAAAACCAAAATCCTGCGTCTCTGGAGCGCCTGGGGAGATGAGCAGGAAAACGTGAGGTTTGTGTTGGTGAAGAATGAGGCATCGTTACCGAACAACGGACCCAGGAGCGCCGAGGCGCGAGTCGTTCAGAGCAAAGACAATCCGTGCGTATTCAAGGGAGCAGCCAAGACCACAATGGCTTTCTCGCAAGAAAAGCAGCGGAGGATTGTTAGAAAAGCTTTTAGAAAGTTGGACAAAATTaacaaaaagagagaagagacttTTCCCAAGGATAAATCCTCAGTGGAGAAATTGGAAACGTTTGTGCACTTGGTTATCTCGCAAGATCACACCATCCGCCAGCAGATCCAAAGGATCAAAGAGTTGGATAGTGATATAGAGATGTATGAGGCAAAAGTGCACTTTGACAGAATTAAGAGACATGGTATCAATTATGTGCAGGACACATACATGGTGGAATCGAGCGTGGAGGCTGATCCAATAGAGGACGTTCCACGTTCAGCGGAGGCTATTGCGCAGTTTGAGGAGTACGCTCTTAGGTGCGAGGAGGTCCTGCGACTTCAGGAGGAGTTGACAGAGCGCGAGGCTCTCGTGGAATGCATCACAGGTGAAATTCAGGAGGAGCTAAACCAAAGGTGGATGAAAAGACGGCAAGATGAGCTGTCGGGCAAAGACACAGAACGTTTTGGGGAGTCTGTGGACATCCCCGTAGCTGCAGTGGCTCCACAGCCGGCAGCACAGTCAGGCGCCGCCGCCCCAGAGCCAGATGTGAACAGTCTATCACAGAACGACTTGGTTTTAGAGGGGAAGATAATCAAATCAAAGCTGGATACCAGTTTATATGTTGGTCTCCGTTTAAACACGGATTTGGAGGCTGTTAAGGGTGATTTGGACTTAAGCCAGGAGCTATGGGACGCGAAAGAAAAAGAACTAACGGATTTGCTCGCAAAAATGCACTCTATGAATTTAAATAAGGAAAAGTTACCCGAGGCTGATAAAGAACACTCTGGTATCACTGAAACTGACATGTTGCCTTCCTTGGAGAAGAGCAGTGGGTGGGTGGAGCAGACCAGAGGTCTGTCCAAGACCTGCGACATGAACGACGAAGATTCAGACACGGGGCTGAGCTCCATGCATAGCCAGGACTCTGACAATACACCTGTGTGTGAATCACTGGTGTAGCTAACTCTTTATTGAACTGTTGAAAATATGCAACGCAAACTCAGGGACAGTGGAATTCTCTACACTAAAAAAATATGTTTCTCCGTTTCCCTCAAAAGGATTCAGCATGGACACCGTACATATATGATAGTCAACTCACTCCACAATAGCTTGTCTTTAAATAGGCCACTCTCAGATATTCAGCCAGTATAGACAAGCAATAGAATTTATGATCATATTATGCCAATTGTGCTGAAATCCTGACAAAAGTTGTGGAAAGTGGATATAGCTTGCTATGCTGTTTCTGTGTCACAAGTACTATTTATCAGAAAGTGTTTAGAATG containing:
- the LOC118401022 gene encoding ras association domain-containing protein 10-like is translated as MEQEECKVSVWVCREEKLVSGLSKRTTCADVVKVLLEDQNLPQGASAAMQSGTPQSYCIVEKWRGFERMLPNKTKILRLWSAWGDEQENVRFVLVKNEASLPNNGPRSAEARVVQSKDNPCVFKGAAKTTMAFSQEKQRRIVRKAFRKLDKINKKREETFPKDKSSVEKLETFVHLVISQDHTIRQQIQRIKELDSDIEMYEAKVHFDRIKRHGINYVQDTYMVESSVEADPIEDVPRSAEAIAQFEEYALRCEEVLRLQEELTEREALVECITGEIQEELNQRWMKRRQDELSGKDTERFGESVDIPVAAVAPQPAAQSGAAAPEPDVNSLSQNDLVLEGKIIKSKLDTSLYVGLRLNTDLEAVKGDLDLSQELWDAKEKELTDLLAKMHSMNLNKEKLPEADKEHSGITETDMLPSLEKSSGWVEQTRGLSKTCDMNDEDSDTGLSSMHSQDSDNTPVCESLV